A stretch of Lysinibacillus agricola DNA encodes these proteins:
- a CDS encoding elongation factor G — translation MHVTIGVLAHVDAGKTTFSEQLLFHTNSIQARGRVDHQDTFLDNHELERQRGITIFAEQGRMSLGDDTYTLIDTPGHVDFSPEMERAIRVMDYAIIIVSAVEGIQGHTETVWQLLRQYHVPTFFFINKIDREGADVEAVMAQLQKDCSEDVLFVDEPLRSDYVSTHMMEWLAERDEQLLDAFLNETLDSSNCLTHLQAMINQENAFLCFTGSALKDIGIKEFLAQLPLLTETHFNNNVAFQGEVFKIRHDGHQRLTFLKGLQGTLHVRDEFSFGDVTEKVTEIRLYNGSRYETVQEVKAGEIFVVKGISQANIGDIIGRASNSQPYELVPTLQAKVQYEGDQHIKEVLKTFRMLEAEEPSLRVIWHEKFQEIHVHIMGVIQLEVLIEVLNKRFSLDISFGEPQILYMETISTTVTGYGHFEPLKHYAEVHLLMEPNTRGTGNTFVNACHADDLSVGHQRLIEKHLFERDHHGLLTGFPVTDIRFTLLTGRAHIKHTEGGDFREATFRALRQGLEQAENVLLEPYYRFKLKAPSDFIGRMMTDIQQASGTFDAPILTENNAILTGRAPVATFMSYSTTFAAYTNGKGVLSLQFDGYDLCHNTEDIIAQIGYDKNADPEYTSSSIFCAKGKGYSVPWQEAEAAMHCTK, via the coding sequence ATGCATGTAACAATTGGTGTACTCGCTCACGTTGATGCAGGAAAAACAACATTTTCTGAGCAGTTACTATTTCATACAAACAGTATTCAAGCCCGCGGACGAGTGGATCACCAGGATACATTTCTAGATAATCATGAGCTGGAGCGTCAGCGAGGCATTACAATTTTTGCGGAGCAAGGTCGCATGTCGCTTGGAGATGATACATATACGTTAATCGATACACCTGGGCACGTCGATTTCTCTCCAGAGATGGAGCGTGCCATTCGGGTTATGGATTATGCCATTATTATTGTTAGTGCAGTTGAAGGAATACAAGGTCATACGGAAACAGTGTGGCAACTTTTACGCCAATATCACGTCCCTACCTTCTTTTTTATCAACAAAATTGATCGTGAAGGGGCAGATGTTGAAGCCGTTATGGCACAGCTTCAAAAGGATTGCTCTGAGGATGTACTATTCGTAGATGAACCGCTCCGTTCTGACTATGTTTCAACTCACATGATGGAGTGGCTTGCTGAACGTGATGAGCAGCTTCTCGATGCTTTTCTAAATGAAACATTGGATAGTTCCAACTGCCTTACTCATTTACAAGCGATGATTAATCAAGAAAATGCCTTTTTGTGTTTTACTGGCTCTGCCTTAAAAGATATTGGGATAAAGGAATTCCTAGCACAGCTTCCCCTACTTACAGAGACACATTTTAACAATAATGTAGCGTTTCAAGGCGAAGTCTTTAAAATTCGTCATGATGGACACCAACGCTTAACTTTTTTAAAGGGATTACAAGGTACATTGCATGTGCGGGATGAATTTTCGTTTGGTGATGTGACAGAAAAAGTGACTGAGATTCGGCTATATAATGGCAGCCGTTATGAAACCGTACAAGAGGTTAAAGCCGGAGAGATTTTCGTAGTCAAAGGGATTAGTCAGGCAAACATCGGCGATATCATTGGTCGTGCAAGCAACTCGCAGCCCTATGAATTAGTGCCAACGTTGCAGGCAAAAGTACAATATGAAGGCGATCAGCATATAAAGGAAGTTTTAAAAACTTTTCGCATGCTTGAAGCAGAAGAACCATCATTACGTGTTATTTGGCATGAAAAGTTTCAAGAAATTCATGTACATATTATGGGTGTCATCCAACTCGAGGTTCTTATCGAAGTGCTCAACAAACGCTTCTCTCTAGACATTTCATTTGGCGAACCACAGATTTTATACATGGAAACAATCTCAACAACTGTGACAGGCTACGGTCATTTTGAGCCATTAAAGCATTATGCAGAAGTCCATTTATTAATGGAGCCAAATACACGTGGTACTGGCAATACATTTGTCAATGCATGTCATGCGGATGATTTATCGGTTGGGCATCAACGACTCATTGAAAAGCATTTATTCGAGCGCGATCATCATGGGCTGTTAACAGGTTTTCCCGTGACAGATATACGCTTCACTCTCTTAACGGGGCGTGCACATATTAAACATACTGAAGGTGGCGATTTCCGAGAGGCAACATTCCGTGCATTACGTCAAGGGCTAGAGCAAGCAGAAAATGTATTACTAGAGCCGTATTACCGCTTTAAGCTTAAAGCCCCTAGTGATTTTATCGGCCGCATGATGACCGATATTCAGCAAGCTTCTGGAACATTTGACGCGCCAATCTTAACTGAAAATAATGCGATTTTAACCGGACGTGCCCCTGTCGCAACATTTATGAGCTACAGTACAACCTTTGCCGCCTACACCAATGGTAAGGGCGTACTCTCCCTACAATTTGATGGCTATGATTTGTGTCACAATACTGAAGACATTATCGCGCAAATTGGCTACGATAAGAACGCCGATCCTGAATATACATCCTCTAGTATTTTTTGTGCAAAAGGCAAGGGTTACTCCGTTCCATGGCAGGAAGCGGAGGCAGCTATGCATTGTACTAAATAG